In Roseomonas fluvialis, one genomic interval encodes:
- a CDS encoding DUF2252 family protein — translation MDDIVASVQAHEAWLDERLAGATRRDDLDRKHLKMAGSAFDFLRATYWRWCEHAPGLADTPVVLSVGDIHVENFGTWRDVEGRLVFGVNDFDEAAPMPWPQDPLRLLASAVMGAREKAPWAPRQSFAALLLAGYRDGIAAPRPLILDGTGGLSDSLVATTEEDHRSFWEEEEDEAKQRAEDPPARFRTVLERAFPPDAVIEDFYAREAGLGSLGRPRFAALARFHGGRALREAKALVPSAWTLRPDASAEANHTAAAAAGAHRSPDAWFAVQDGIARRRLSPNNRKIEFPKKISGHMTPRPLHPDMLYAMGHDLAAIHAGTEGAAEAIAAALAGKGGDPAWLEDAAMRLVQRVEQDHAAYVAANPDLAAKASEKKKKKK, via the coding sequence ATGGATGACATCGTCGCCTCGGTGCAGGCCCATGAGGCGTGGCTCGATGAACGGCTCGCCGGCGCGACGCGGCGCGACGACCTCGACCGCAAGCATCTCAAGATGGCCGGCAGCGCCTTCGACTTCCTGCGCGCAACCTACTGGCGCTGGTGCGAGCACGCGCCCGGCCTGGCCGACACGCCGGTGGTGCTGTCGGTCGGCGACATCCATGTCGAGAATTTCGGCACCTGGCGCGATGTCGAGGGGCGCCTCGTCTTCGGCGTGAACGACTTCGATGAGGCGGCGCCGATGCCATGGCCGCAGGACCCGCTGCGGCTGCTGGCCAGCGCCGTGATGGGCGCGCGGGAGAAGGCGCCCTGGGCGCCGCGGCAATCCTTCGCCGCATTGCTGCTCGCGGGCTATCGGGACGGGATCGCCGCTCCCCGGCCGCTGATCCTGGACGGCACGGGCGGCCTGTCCGACAGCCTGGTCGCGACCACTGAGGAAGACCACCGGAGTTTCTGGGAGGAGGAGGAGGACGAGGCGAAGCAGCGCGCGGAGGATCCGCCAGCGCGGTTTCGGACTGTACTCGAACGCGCTTTCCCGCCTGATGCGGTGATCGAAGACTTCTATGCGCGCGAGGCGGGGCTCGGCAGCCTGGGGCGGCCCCGCTTCGCCGCGCTGGCGCGGTTCCATGGCGGGCGCGCGCTGCGCGAGGCGAAGGCGCTGGTGCCCTCGGCTTGGACGCTGCGGCCAGATGCCTCGGCGGAGGCGAACCACACCGCCGCCGCGGCCGCCGGCGCACATCGTTCGCCCGATGCCTGGTTCGCGGTGCAGGACGGAATTGCGCGGCGGCGCCTGTCGCCGAACAACCGCAAGATCGAATTTCCGAAGAAGATATCCGGGCACATGACGCCGCGGCCGCTGCACCCCGACATGCTGTACGCGATGGGCCACGACCTTGCGGCGATCCATGCGGGCACCGAGGGCGCCGCCGAGGCCATCGCGGCGGCGCTGGCCGGCAAGGGCGGCGACCCGGCCTGGCTGGAAGACGCGGCGATGCGTCTGGTGCAGCGGGTCGAGCAGGACCATGCGGCCTATGTCGCAGCCAACCCCGATTTGGCGGCGAAGGCCTCGGAAAAGAAGAAGAAGAAGAAATAG
- the smpB gene encoding SsrA-binding protein SmpB, with the protein MSPEKKKSGLISHGIAAQNRKARFDYKINETIEAGLALVGPEVKSLRAGRATLTEAWAGERDGEMWLFNAYIPEWQAGSFVSRFEPRRPRKLLLHRKQVETLTGAITREGSTLVPLDIHFNDRGRAKVLLGVAEGKKQHDKRAAIAARDWQRDKARLMRNKGRE; encoded by the coding sequence ATGTCACCTGAGAAGAAGAAGTCGGGCCTGATCTCGCACGGCATTGCCGCGCAGAACCGCAAGGCGCGCTTCGATTACAAGATCAACGAGACGATCGAGGCCGGGCTCGCGCTGGTGGGCCCCGAGGTGAAGTCGCTGCGCGCCGGCCGCGCCACGCTGACCGAGGCCTGGGCCGGCGAGCGCGACGGCGAGATGTGGCTGTTCAACGCCTATATCCCCGAATGGCAGGCCGGGTCCTTCGTCTCGCGTTTCGAACCGCGCCGGCCGCGCAAGCTGCTGCTGCACCGCAAGCAGGTGGAAACCCTGACCGGCGCCATCACGCGCGAAGGCTCGACGCTGGTGCCGCTGGATATCCACTTCAACGACCGCGGGCGCGCCAAGGTTCTGCTCGGCGTGGCCGAGGGCAAGAAGCAGCACGACAAGCGTGCCGCCATCGCCGCGCGCGACTGGCAGCGCGACAAGGCCCGGCTGATGCGCAACAAGGGCCGCGAATAG
- a CDS encoding Bug family tripartite tricarboxylate transporter substrate binding protein: protein MDRRSLLRALGAAPLVPALPARAQAPAWRPDRPIRFVVGFAAGGSTDTSARIVANAISPRLGQPVVVENRVGAAGNIGSEHVARSAPDGHTFVVASVGTHATNQFLYRALPFHVARDFSPVSLVLVSAAVIVVKPSLPVNSVAELVAYARANPGRLNIGTSGVGGTQHFAAALFEQRAGVQFTHVPYRGGAPAMQDLVGGRLDLVFSPLAETMSFIQSGQVRALGVTRTERMPALPDIPAIADTVPGYAFNSWIGIFGPARLPAPIVNAMSQAIAEGVRQPDVNRRMTELGYLPVGGDAEAMADLQRRDLALMEELVRLTGASAD from the coding sequence ATGGACCGCCGCAGCCTTCTGCGCGCACTCGGCGCCGCGCCCCTTGTCCCCGCCCTGCCGGCGCGCGCCCAGGCACCCGCCTGGCGGCCCGACCGCCCCATCCGCTTCGTCGTGGGCTTCGCCGCGGGCGGCAGCACCGACACCTCGGCGCGGATCGTCGCGAACGCGATCAGCCCGCGGCTCGGCCAGCCGGTGGTGGTCGAGAACCGCGTCGGCGCGGCGGGCAACATCGGCAGCGAGCATGTCGCGCGCAGCGCGCCGGATGGGCATACCTTCGTGGTGGCGTCGGTCGGCACGCATGCGACCAACCAGTTCCTGTACCGCGCCCTGCCCTTCCATGTGGCGCGGGATTTTTCCCCCGTCTCGCTCGTGCTTGTGAGTGCCGCGGTGATCGTGGTGAAGCCATCCCTGCCGGTGAACTCCGTGGCCGAGCTGGTGGCCTATGCGCGCGCCAATCCGGGGCGGCTCAACATCGGCACCAGCGGCGTGGGCGGCACGCAGCATTTCGCGGCCGCGCTGTTCGAGCAGCGCGCGGGCGTGCAGTTCACCCACGTGCCCTATCGCGGCGGCGCGCCGGCCATGCAGGACCTGGTGGGCGGTCGGCTCGACCTGGTGTTCTCGCCTCTGGCGGAGACCATGTCCTTCATCCAGTCCGGCCAGGTCCGCGCACTGGGGGTGACGCGGACCGAACGCATGCCGGCGCTGCCCGACATCCCCGCGATTGCCGACACCGTGCCGGGCTACGCCTTCAATTCCTGGATCGGCATCTTCGGCCCCGCGCGGCTGCCCGCGCCCATCGTCAATGCCATGTCGCAGGCGATCGCCGAGGGTGTGCGCCAGCCCGATGTGAACCGGCGCATGACGGAGCTCGGATACCTGCCGGTCGGCGGCGATGCCGAGGCCATGGCCGACCTGCAGCGGCGCGACCTGGCGCTGATGGAGGAACTGGTGCGCCTGACCGGCGCCAGCGCGGACTGA
- a CDS encoding YcbK family protein, giving the protein MREPPGPARLRRRLLLTALPVAAAGAARADPAPAAEPVAPQVLDMRSFAQQPPVQDRHRWIWIQNEAREEVAVAYRTGQDYDIRALARLQHLFRDLRANIAGPLPPLLLDMLSLIQERFNYARPIRLISGYRTPATNASLPFAAPNSLHMRGMAADIVVPGLSQADVCSLAMMYSQHLGFMGVGWYGSFTHVDIGPKASWSRML; this is encoded by the coding sequence ATGCGTGAACCGCCCGGCCCTGCGCGCCTGCGCCGCCGCCTGCTGCTGACGGCCCTGCCGGTCGCCGCGGCGGGCGCCGCACGCGCGGACCCTGCCCCCGCGGCCGAACCCGTCGCCCCGCAAGTGCTGGACATGCGCAGCTTCGCACAGCAGCCCCCGGTGCAGGACCGCCACCGCTGGATCTGGATCCAGAACGAGGCGCGCGAGGAAGTGGCGGTGGCCTACCGCACGGGGCAGGACTACGACATCCGCGCATTGGCGCGGCTGCAGCACCTGTTCCGCGACCTGCGGGCGAATATCGCGGGGCCGCTGCCGCCGCTGCTGCTCGACATGCTCTCGTTGATCCAGGAACGCTTCAACTATGCGCGGCCGATCCGGCTGATCTCGGGCTACCGCACGCCGGCGACGAATGCGTCATTGCCCTTCGCCGCGCCGAACAGCCTGCACATGCGCGGCATGGCGGCGGATATCGTGGTGCCGGGCTTGTCGCAGGCGGATGTCTGCAGCCTGGCGATGATGTATTCGCAGCACCTGGGATTCATGGGCGTGGGCTGGTACGGGTCCTTCACGCATGTGGATATCGGCCCCAAGGCATCCTGGAGCCGGATGCTGTAG
- the dapA gene encoding 4-hydroxy-tetrahydrodipicolinate synthase yields the protein MFRGSMVALITPMRQDGSVDEKAFQELVEWQIAEGTEGLIPVGTTGESPTLSHAEHKRVVEMCVDATRGRVPVIAGAGSNSTAEAIDFAHHAKKAGADATLVVTPYYNKPTQEGLFLHFTAIADAVDLPMFVYNIPGRSVVDISVETMARLARHKNIVGVKDATANLARPLHTKRSCGPDFIQLSGEDHTALAFNASGGVGCISVTANVAPRLCAEMHKAWRAGRTDEAMAIQDRLVPLHDALFCETSPGPVKYAASLLAKSTEHCRLPMAPIADTSKARVREAMVSVGLLN from the coding sequence ATGTTCAGGGGCTCGATGGTCGCGCTCATCACGCCGATGCGCCAGGACGGGTCCGTGGACGAGAAAGCCTTCCAGGAACTGGTGGAATGGCAGATCGCCGAGGGTACGGAAGGCCTGATCCCGGTCGGCACGACCGGCGAGAGCCCCACGCTCTCCCACGCCGAGCACAAGCGCGTGGTCGAGATGTGCGTGGACGCCACGCGCGGCCGCGTGCCGGTGATTGCCGGCGCGGGGAGCAATTCCACCGCCGAGGCGATCGACTTCGCGCACCACGCCAAGAAGGCCGGGGCGGATGCCACGCTGGTGGTCACGCCCTACTACAACAAGCCGACGCAGGAGGGGCTGTTCCTGCATTTCACCGCCATCGCGGATGCCGTCGACCTGCCGATGTTCGTCTACAACATCCCCGGGCGCAGCGTGGTCGACATCTCGGTCGAGACCATGGCGCGGCTGGCCAGGCACAAGAACATCGTGGGCGTGAAGGACGCGACCGCGAACCTGGCGCGCCCGCTGCACACCAAGCGCAGCTGCGGGCCCGACTTCATCCAGTTGAGCGGGGAGGACCATACGGCGCTGGCCTTCAACGCCTCGGGCGGGGTGGGCTGCATTTCCGTCACCGCCAATGTCGCCCCGCGGCTGTGCGCCGAGATGCACAAGGCCTGGCGCGCCGGCCGCACGGATGAGGCGATGGCGATCCAGGACCGCCTGGTCCCGCTGCATGACGCGCTGTTCTGCGAGACCTCACCCGGTCCGGTGAAGTACGCCGCGAGCCTGCTGGCCAAGAGCACAGAGCATTGCCGCCTGCCGATGGCGCCGATCGCCGACACCAGCAAGGCCCGCGTGCGCGAGGCGATGGTCTCGGTGGGGCTGCTGAACTGA
- a CDS encoding threonine aldolase family protein — translation MVHAPNRPPAGAPPTRINLYSDTQTRPTPAMKDAMMRAEVGDEQHGDDPTVHELCDRMAALMGKEAAMYLPSGTMCNVIAILTHCGKGDEVIAHETSHILHSEGGTHAALTGVQIMPMKGPRGMFTADDVRAAIRPKTRYAPPQRLLEVEQTANIGGGAIWPLAQLNAVADVAHEQGWATHMDGARLMNACVGAGIAPKDMVAGYDSVWLDFTKGLGAPLGAVLCGDSEFIGRAWRWKQRLGGSMRQAGICAAACIYALDHHVDRLAEDHANAKALARGLRQIEGVVVEEPDTNLVFFDIKGTGMTVEQLQAKLTMRGVAVSGLGGRVRACTHLDVTAPMIDEAVAEIRLALAA, via the coding sequence ATGGTCCATGCCCCGAACCGCCCGCCCGCCGGCGCGCCGCCGACCCGCATCAACCTGTATTCCGACACGCAGACGCGCCCCACACCCGCGATGAAGGACGCCATGATGCGCGCCGAGGTCGGCGACGAGCAGCACGGCGACGACCCCACCGTGCACGAACTGTGTGACCGCATGGCCGCGCTGATGGGCAAGGAGGCGGCGATGTACCTGCCGTCGGGCACCATGTGCAACGTCATCGCCATCCTCACCCATTGCGGCAAGGGCGACGAGGTCATCGCGCACGAGACGAGCCACATCCTGCATTCCGAGGGCGGTACCCACGCCGCGCTCACCGGCGTGCAGATCATGCCCATGAAGGGCCCGCGCGGCATGTTCACCGCCGACGACGTGCGCGCCGCGATCCGCCCCAAGACCCGCTACGCGCCCCCGCAGCGCCTGCTGGAAGTCGAGCAGACCGCCAACATCGGCGGCGGCGCCATCTGGCCGCTCGCGCAGCTGAATGCCGTGGCGGATGTCGCGCACGAACAGGGCTGGGCCACCCACATGGACGGCGCGCGGCTGATGAATGCCTGCGTCGGTGCGGGCATCGCGCCGAAGGACATGGTCGCCGGCTATGATTCCGTGTGGCTCGACTTCACCAAGGGCCTCGGCGCACCACTCGGCGCCGTGCTCTGCGGCGATTCCGAATTCATTGGTCGCGCCTGGCGTTGGAAGCAGCGCCTGGGTGGCTCCATGCGCCAGGCCGGCATCTGCGCGGCCGCCTGCATCTACGCGCTGGATCACCATGTCGATCGCCTCGCGGAGGACCACGCGAACGCCAAGGCACTCGCCCGCGGCCTGCGCCAAATCGAGGGCGTGGTGGTCGAGGAACCCGACACCAACCTGGTGTTCTTCGACATCAAGGGCACCGGCATGACGGTCGAGCAGCTGCAGGCGAAGCTGACCATGCGCGGCGTGGCGGTCAGCGGCCTCGGCGGCCGCGTGCGCGCCTGCACGCATCTCGATGTGACGGCGCCGATGATCGATGAGGCGGTGGCCGAGATCCGCCTCGCACTCGCCGCCTGA
- a CDS encoding phosphatidylglycerophosphatase A family protein — MTGAHAVATLGGIGRLKPAPGTWGSLVVLPAALLGPLACVVLAVAVALAGWAAVRSVLAEGGEQDPGWIVVDEAAGMLLALVATPAGWGWLGVAAAFALFRFFDIVKPWPVSWADGLHGATGVMLDDVIAGAMAGALLLLAGGLW; from the coding sequence GTGACGGGCGCACACGCGGTCGCGACGCTGGGCGGGATCGGCCGGCTGAAGCCCGCACCCGGCACCTGGGGGTCGCTGGTGGTCTTGCCCGCGGCGCTGCTCGGGCCGCTCGCCTGCGTCGTGCTGGCGGTCGCGGTCGCACTGGCGGGCTGGGCCGCGGTGCGCAGCGTGCTGGCCGAGGGCGGCGAGCAGGATCCTGGCTGGATCGTGGTGGACGAGGCGGCGGGGATGCTGCTGGCGCTCGTCGCCACGCCCGCAGGCTGGGGCTGGCTGGGCGTGGCGGCGGCCTTCGCGCTGTTCCGCTTCTTCGACATCGTGAAGCCCTGGCCGGTCTCCTGGGCGGATGGGCTGCATGGCGCGACCGGCGTGATGCTGGACGACGTGATCGCCGGTGCCATGGCCGGCGCGCTGCTGCTGCTGGCGGGAGGGTTGTGGTGA
- a CDS encoding sulfite oxidase-like oxidoreductase — protein sequence MAEDDIPTTGAIKDKLIRTKERWAEEGRLLTGTHGDPERDRLPPGQTLVRDWPVLDLGVQPDVAREKFRLRVEGLVENRIALDWDGFMALPQSEMVVDIHCVTQWSRYDNRFAGVKTADLLALAQPKPEARFVSMTSYDGYTTNLTLADFAADDVMLVHAFEGKPLERQHGAPVRLVLPRLYFWKSPKWITRIELLAEDRPGFWEVRGYHNRGDPWMEERYG from the coding sequence ATGGCCGAGGACGACATCCCCACGACCGGCGCGATCAAGGACAAGCTGATCCGCACCAAGGAACGCTGGGCCGAGGAAGGCCGGCTGCTGACCGGCACGCATGGCGACCCCGAGCGCGACCGCCTGCCGCCCGGCCAGACCCTGGTGCGCGACTGGCCGGTGCTCGACCTCGGCGTGCAGCCGGATGTCGCGCGCGAAAAATTCCGCCTGCGCGTGGAAGGCCTGGTCGAGAACCGCATCGCGCTCGACTGGGATGGCTTCATGGCCCTGCCGCAGAGCGAGATGGTGGTCGACATCCACTGCGTGACCCAGTGGTCGCGCTACGACAACCGCTTCGCCGGCGTGAAGACCGCCGACCTGCTTGCCTTGGCGCAGCCGAAGCCCGAGGCGCGCTTCGTCTCCATGACCAGCTACGACGGCTACACCACCAATCTCACCCTGGCCGATTTCGCCGCCGATGACGTGATGCTGGTGCATGCCTTCGAGGGCAAGCCGCTCGAACGCCAGCACGGTGCCCCGGTGCGCCTGGTGCTGCCGCGGCTGTATTTCTGGAAAAGCCCGAAATGGATCACCCGGATCGAGCTGCTGGCCGAGGACCGACCTGGCTTCTGGGAAGTTCGCGGCTACCACAATCGCGGCGACCCCTGGATGGAGGAACGCTATGGCTGA
- a CDS encoding amino acid synthesis family protein: protein MVAIRKIALLREEAFSEMGEAGARPVVRAVAMVVIANPFAGRFVADLSELVEAGGVLAARVASDLVRMLAGPAVAYGKGAIVGAAGEIEHGHALLHPKMGAPLRAAIGGGAALIPSAAKVGAVGSALDLPLGHKDDAWSRGHFDAMTVSLGDAPRPDEILVAMALCDGGRLLPRI, encoded by the coding sequence ATGGTCGCAATCCGCAAGATCGCGCTGCTGCGCGAGGAAGCGTTTTCCGAGATGGGCGAGGCCGGCGCGCGGCCGGTGGTGCGCGCGGTGGCGATGGTGGTGATCGCGAACCCCTTCGCCGGGCGGTTCGTCGCAGACCTGTCTGAACTGGTGGAGGCGGGCGGCGTGCTGGCCGCGCGCGTCGCATCCGACCTGGTACGGATGCTGGCAGGGCCGGCGGTGGCCTATGGCAAGGGCGCGATCGTGGGTGCGGCCGGGGAGATCGAGCACGGCCACGCGCTGCTGCATCCGAAGATGGGCGCGCCGCTGCGGGCTGCGATCGGCGGTGGGGCCGCGCTGATCCCTTCTGCGGCGAAGGTGGGCGCCGTGGGATCGGCGCTGGATCTCCCGCTCGGCCACAAGGACGATGCCTGGTCGCGCGGGCATTTCGACGCGATGACCGTCAGCCTGGGCGACGCACCGCGCCCCGACGAGATCCTGGTGGCGATGGCGCTGTGTGACGGCGGCCGCCTGCTGCCCCGAATCTGA
- a CDS encoding alpha/beta fold hydrolase: MTPRRVTLSARDGLAVSALEWPGPADRAPVLVLSGICRTALDAVTIAAHQAGKRRVVALDYIGHGESARATDPARYRPEVLIRDVMDAMAALHLHGVVVVGTSFGGLAAMAISVMRPAAIAAVVLNDIGPRIEPVGREAVVDFIGTDPACATFNEALAWFRARHPPMPLLDDAGWRDFAARTYAQGEDAHWHPRWDIRIAQQAVGDAAGPPPDLWPFFGALATRPLLLVWGEESRLLSGATVAQMQREAPAMRLAVLPGTGHAPTLGEAPAATAIEAFLDGLP; this comes from the coding sequence GTGACGCCGCGGCGCGTCACGCTGTCTGCCCGCGATGGGCTTGCGGTCTCGGCCCTGGAATGGCCGGGGCCGGCGGATCGCGCGCCGGTGCTGGTGCTGTCGGGCATCTGCCGCACGGCGCTGGATGCGGTGACCATCGCGGCGCACCAGGCGGGCAAGCGGCGCGTGGTGGCACTCGACTACATCGGCCATGGCGAGAGCGCGCGCGCCACCGACCCCGCCCGCTACCGGCCCGAGGTCCTGATCCGCGACGTGATGGATGCCATGGCCGCACTGCACCTGCATGGCGTGGTGGTGGTCGGTACGTCCTTCGGCGGGCTGGCGGCGATGGCGATATCCGTCATGCGCCCGGCGGCGATCGCGGCGGTGGTGCTGAACGACATCGGCCCGCGCATCGAACCCGTGGGGCGCGAGGCGGTGGTCGATTTCATCGGCACCGACCCCGCCTGCGCCACCTTCAACGAAGCCCTGGCCTGGTTCCGCGCGCGGCATCCGCCCATGCCGTTGCTGGATGACGCGGGCTGGCGCGACTTCGCCGCGCGCACCTACGCGCAGGGCGAGGACGCGCACTGGCATCCGCGCTGGGATATCCGCATTGCGCAGCAGGCGGTGGGCGATGCGGCGGGGCCGCCGCCTGATCTCTGGCCCTTCTTCGGCGCGCTGGCCACACGTCCGCTGCTGCTGGTGTGGGGCGAGGAAAGCCGGCTGCTGAGCGGCGCGACGGTGGCGCAGATGCAGCGCGAGGCGCCGGCGATGCGGCTGGCGGTGCTGCCGGGCACCGGCCATGCGCCGACGCTGGGCGAGGCGCCGGCAGCGACGGCGATCGAGGCCTTCCTGGACGGGCTGCCGTGA
- a CDS encoding lytic transglycosylase domain-containing protein: MRRLMILGLLALPLPALSQPWAPDGARAAGRQALAAAGVGRYAEAESFAAAADPLAAKIVLWMRLSNRAAPASAAELVAFLAENPDWPLPDAMTRRAEAALSADPDDALALRHFARSPARTLAGALRHAEALDRAGRGADARAVIRRGWAETAGDAFAEENALLRFTAALTEDDHWTRFDRLAFARDLGGASRAAGRLTGARAAAANVRLALARDDDAALAARPTDIGWAYEHARLLRRRDRDAEAAAAWAAAERLQSGLAGDAARAVWAERQVLARKLLRLGQEREAYRTAAAHGQAAPGEARQEGEFLAGFIALRRLNDATAAERHFVALAQDSRSVITRARAGYWQGRALAARGDAAGARARYAAAAELPVAFYGQLAALAMGENEAQLSQRVARAATPPVTPPRAADFTARELTRAVLTLADLGDTRRARVFLLRLEDLANDGTDRMLAARLAAHIGRQDHAVWVARRAGAAGDMLLPIGWPTPYTPPVSQPEPAFIHAITRQESNFDTEAVSGANARGLMQLLPSTATLVARRLGQPFNVAQLTASPEVNMRLGAAFLDEMLNRYGGTLPLAAAAYNAGPGRVDQWLGTYGDPRGGDVDMIDWMEQIPFTETRNYVQRVIENVIVYRARDASAAAREHPLAPYLRAAR, translated from the coding sequence ATGCGCCGCCTGATGATCCTGGGCCTGCTGGCCCTGCCGCTCCCTGCCCTCTCGCAGCCCTGGGCGCCCGACGGGGCGCGTGCCGCCGGGCGCCAGGCGCTGGCCGCCGCAGGCGTCGGGCGATATGCGGAGGCCGAGAGCTTCGCCGCCGCCGCCGATCCGCTCGCCGCGAAGATCGTGCTCTGGATGCGCCTGTCGAATCGCGCCGCGCCGGCCTCGGCCGCCGAGCTGGTGGCCTTCCTGGCCGAGAACCCCGACTGGCCGCTGCCCGATGCCATGACTCGCCGCGCCGAGGCCGCGCTGTCGGCCGACCCGGACGATGCGCTGGCGCTGCGCCACTTCGCCCGCAGCCCGGCGCGCACCCTGGCCGGCGCCTTGCGCCATGCCGAGGCGCTGGACCGCGCCGGGCGCGGTGCGGATGCCCGCGCCGTGATCCGCCGCGGCTGGGCGGAGACCGCCGGCGACGCCTTCGCGGAAGAAAACGCGCTGCTGCGCTTCACCGCGGCACTGACCGAGGACGATCACTGGACGCGCTTCGACCGGCTGGCCTTCGCGCGGGACCTGGGCGGCGCGTCGCGCGCGGCCGGGCGGCTGACCGGCGCGCGCGCGGCAGCGGCGAATGTCCGCCTGGCCCTGGCCCGCGACGACGACGCCGCGCTGGCCGCCCGCCCCACCGATATCGGCTGGGCCTACGAGCACGCCCGCCTGCTGCGCCGGCGCGACCGCGACGCCGAGGCCGCCGCCGCCTGGGCCGCCGCCGAACGCCTGCAGTCGGGCCTGGCCGGCGATGCCGCCCGCGCGGTCTGGGCGGAGCGCCAGGTGCTCGCGCGCAAGCTGCTGCGCCTGGGGCAGGAACGCGAGGCCTATCGCACCGCCGCCGCGCATGGCCAGGCGGCCCCCGGCGAGGCCCGGCAGGAGGGCGAGTTCCTCGCCGGCTTCATCGCGCTGCGCCGGCTGAACGACGCGACGGCGGCGGAACGGCATTTCGTGGCCCTCGCGCAGGACAGCCGGTCGGTCATCACCCGCGCGCGCGCGGGGTATTGGCAGGGGCGCGCGCTGGCGGCGCGGGGCGATGCCGCGGGCGCACGGGCGCGCTACGCGGCGGCGGCCGAATTGCCGGTGGCCTTCTATGGGCAGCTGGCGGCCCTCGCGATGGGGGAGAACGAGGCGCAGCTCTCCCAGCGCGTCGCGCGTGCCGCGACACCGCCGGTCACGCCACCGCGCGCGGCGGACTTCACCGCGCGGGAACTCACGCGCGCGGTGCTGACGCTGGCCGATCTGGGCGATACGCGGCGAGCCCGCGTGTTCCTGCTGCGGCTCGAGGATCTGGCGAATGATGGCACGGACCGGATGCTGGCCGCGCGGCTGGCGGCGCATATCGGCCGCCAGGACCATGCGGTGTGGGTGGCGCGTCGCGCCGGCGCGGCGGGGGACATGCTGCTGCCGATCGGCTGGCCCACGCCCTACACCCCGCCGGTCAGCCAGCCCGAGCCCGCCTTCATCCACGCCATCACGCGGCAGGAGAGCAACTTCGACACCGAGGCTGTCAGCGGCGCCAATGCGCGCGGGCTGATGCAGTTGCTGCCCTCGACCGCCACGCTGGTGGCGCGTCGGCTGGGCCAGCCCTTCAACGTCGCGCAGCTGACCGCGAGCCCGGAGGTGAACATGCGCCTGGGGGCCGCCTTCCTCGACGAAATGCTGAACCGCTATGGCGGCACGCTGCCGCTGGCGGCGGCGGCCTACAATGCCGGGCCGGGGCGCGTGGATCAGTGGCTGGGCACCTATGGCGATCCGCGCGGCGGCGATGTCGACATGATCGACTGGATGGAACAGATCCCCTTCACCGAGACGCGCAACTACGTCCAGCGGGTGATCGAGAACGTCATCGTCTATCGCGCGCGGGATGCCTCGGCGGCGGCGCGCGAGCATCCGCTTGCACCCTATCTGCGAGCCGCCCGGTGA
- a CDS encoding CinA family protein, with translation MLPEATLDQARAVLAALEARGLTLATAESCTGGLIAAALTAIAGSSSVVMAGFVTYSNAAKMRMVGVGEATLAAHGAVSEAVAREMAEGALREAGVDIALSCTGIAGPGGATPGKPVGLVFIGCARRGETTVVERHVFPGDRTSVRALTVAAALRLAAA, from the coding sequence ATGCTGCCGGAGGCGACACTCGACCAGGCGCGCGCGGTGCTCGCGGCGCTCGAGGCACGGGGGCTGACCTTGGCCACGGCGGAATCCTGCACCGGCGGGCTGATCGCGGCCGCGCTGACCGCCATCGCCGGGTCGTCCTCGGTCGTGATGGCGGGATTCGTGACCTATTCCAACGCGGCCAAGATGCGCATGGTCGGCGTGGGCGAGGCGACGCTCGCCGCCCATGGCGCGGTGAGCGAAGCGGTGGCGCGCGAGATGGCCGAGGGCGCACTGCGCGAAGCGGGCGTGGACATCGCGCTGTCCTGCACCGGCATCGCCGGGCCGGGCGGGGCCACGCCGGGCAAGCCGGTCGGGTTGGTGTTCATCGGTTGCGCGCGGCGCGGCGAAACGACGGTGGTCGAACGCCACGTTTTCCCGGGCGACCGCACCAGCGTGCGCGCGTTGACCGTGGCGGCGGCGCTGCGCCTCGCGGCGGCGTAA